One genomic segment of Deinococcus depolymerans includes these proteins:
- a CDS encoding GGDEF domain-containing protein: MFLSLIQSLFVNFSVLVTLSFVMSLTYRSWPPPRHWRLKGMRLALTVVTTLALVLLGPVDESGLRVNLSLVPVAVIVLRYGMGSGLLAGLPAALLPLATPLGSGPLDGAAATTLSLVNLLLVSGMAHLFRWALNISDPHGSLQRHAWVAGLIFLPTDLGLVLLGGDLDVLQRSYLPCLAFSVLGFWAVASMITGRVALLQSTDAYREQAHRDALSGLPNRRQFELDLPFTAPGDALLLIDVDHFKQVNDRHGHPVGDQVLARIGGLLSDALRGRDRAYRYGGEEFAVILRRVQHSRIEEVAQRLCDLIAATPFGEPLEQVTVSVGGAPFGLWSRTRTLWDADEALYCVKQGGRNGVRILTFDPARPLRTGGPGAAPCDPLHS; this comes from the coding sequence GTGTTCCTGTCCCTGATCCAGAGTCTGTTCGTGAATTTCAGCGTGCTCGTCACGCTGTCGTTCGTGATGAGTCTCACGTACCGCTCGTGGCCCCCGCCCCGCCACTGGCGGCTCAAGGGCATGCGGCTGGCGCTGACGGTCGTGACCACGCTCGCACTCGTCCTGCTGGGACCGGTCGACGAGAGCGGCCTGCGGGTGAACCTGTCGCTGGTGCCGGTCGCGGTGATCGTGCTGCGCTACGGCATGGGCAGCGGCCTGCTCGCGGGCCTGCCGGCGGCCCTGCTGCCGCTGGCGACCCCGCTGGGCAGCGGACCGCTGGACGGCGCGGCGGCCACCACGCTGTCGCTGGTGAACCTGCTGCTCGTGAGCGGCATGGCGCACCTGTTCCGCTGGGCGCTGAACATCAGTGACCCCCACGGATCACTGCAGCGGCACGCGTGGGTGGCGGGCCTGATCTTCCTGCCCACCGACCTGGGACTGGTCCTGCTGGGCGGCGATCTGGACGTGTTGCAGCGCAGCTACCTGCCCTGCCTGGCCTTCAGCGTGCTGGGGTTCTGGGCGGTGGCCAGCATGATCACGGGCCGGGTCGCCCTGCTGCAGAGCACGGACGCCTACCGGGAGCAGGCGCACCGGGACGCCCTGTCGGGCCTGCCGAACCGCCGTCAGTTCGAGCTGGACCTGCCCTTCACCGCGCCGGGAGACGCACTGCTGCTGATCGACGTGGATCACTTCAAGCAGGTGAACGACCGTCACGGTCACCCGGTGGGCGATCAGGTCCTCGCGCGGATCGGGGGCCTGCTCTCGGACGCCCTGCGCGGCCGCGACCGCGCGTACCGGTACGGCGGGGAGGAATTCGCCGTGATCCTGCGGCGCGTCCAGCACAGCCGGATCGAGGAAGTCGCGCAGCGCCTGTGCGACCTGATCGCCGCCACGCCGTTCGGGGAGCCGCTCGAACAGGTGACGGTCTCGGTGGGGGGTGCGCCGTTCGGCCTGTGGTCACGTACCCGCACGCTCTGGGACGCGGACGAGGCGCTGTACTGCGTGAAACAGGGGGGCCGCAACGGCGTGCGGATCCTGACCTTCGACCCGGCGCGGCCCCTGCGGACCGGCGGGCCCGGCGCCGCGCCCTGCGATCCCCTCCATTCCTGA
- a CDS encoding acyl-CoA dehydrogenase family protein — protein sequence MFDEFAVHDLLTPEERLIRESVRGFCDAELLPEVAAWWDDGALPVRAVMRRFGQMGLLGPTVPEEFGGAGASYSAYGAMMYELERVDSGLRSAASVQGSLVMFPIHAFGSDEQRRRWLPGLASGELIGCFGLTEPDGGSDPGAMRTRARLDGDHYVLNGNKMWITNSPEADVAVVWAKDDTGTVRGFIVPTDTPGFSAPPIHRKMSLRASVTGEIVLQDCRVPVSNLLPGSAGLKSPLSCLTSARFGIAWGAMGALEAVLQATLDYTGSRTTFGRPIAARQLVQDKLVRMATDHSLGTLLAWRLGTLKDAGRMNFAQVSYAKRNNVRVALQGARLARELHGGNGITTEYPVIRHMLNLETVDTYEGTHDIHTLIVGRHLTGQGALE from the coding sequence ATGTTCGATGAATTCGCTGTGCATGACTTACTGACACCCGAGGAACGCCTGATCCGCGAGAGTGTGCGCGGCTTCTGCGACGCGGAGTTGCTGCCCGAAGTGGCCGCCTGGTGGGATGACGGCGCGCTGCCCGTGCGGGCCGTGATGCGGCGCTTCGGGCAGATGGGCCTCCTGGGGCCGACCGTGCCGGAGGAATTCGGCGGGGCGGGCGCGTCCTACAGCGCGTACGGCGCGATGATGTACGAACTGGAGCGCGTGGACAGCGGCCTGCGCAGCGCCGCGAGCGTACAGGGCAGCCTGGTCATGTTCCCCATTCATGCCTTCGGCAGTGACGAGCAGCGCCGCCGCTGGCTGCCGGGCCTCGCGTCCGGTGAACTGATCGGGTGTTTCGGCCTGACCGAACCGGACGGCGGCAGCGACCCCGGCGCCATGCGCACCCGCGCCCGGCTCGATGGGGACCACTACGTCCTGAACGGCAACAAGATGTGGATCACGAACAGCCCCGAGGCGGACGTGGCGGTCGTGTGGGCCAAGGACGACACCGGCACCGTGCGGGGCTTCATCGTGCCGACCGACACGCCGGGGTTCAGTGCGCCGCCCATTCACCGCAAGATGAGCCTGCGCGCCAGCGTGACCGGCGAGATCGTGCTGCAGGACTGCCGCGTTCCGGTCAGCAACCTGCTGCCGGGCAGCGCCGGCCTGAAGAGTCCACTGTCGTGCCTGACCTCCGCCCGGTTCGGGATCGCGTGGGGCGCGATGGGCGCGCTGGAGGCGGTGTTGCAGGCCACCCTGGACTACACCGGGAGCCGCACGACCTTCGGGCGTCCCATCGCGGCGCGGCAGCTCGTGCAGGACAAACTGGTGCGCATGGCGACCGATCACAGCCTGGGCACGCTGCTCGCCTGGCGGCTGGGCACCCTGAAGGACGCGGGCCGCATGAACTTCGCGCAGGTCAGTTACGCCAAGCGCAACAACGTGCGCGTGGCCCTGCAGGGCGCGCGACTGGCACGCGAGCTGCACGGCGGGAACGGCATCACCACGGAGTACCCGGTCATCCGGCACATGCTGAACCTGGAGACGGTGGACACCTACGAGGGCACGCACGACATTCACACGCTGATCGTGGGTCGCCACCTGACCGGGCAGGGCGCGCTGGAGTAA
- a CDS encoding putative bifunctional diguanylate cyclase/phosphodiesterase, translating into MNRPALRRRWWWNGPHGPGQSLRLQVVILLGMLAVPTLLVLLVVIPGLMDRRFRQIEREQVVQYTQIAREDLDTEEQRVSLFTLNFSQWTSTFDFAAGRNPGFEADAFGTSTFMGGRVDYGGITAPDGRLVTALHLDGARVVAAPATVRALLAQLPRPLPAQGAQGIVLVDAQAYLMAGRPITRDDGTGRGGVMLFARLLSQQALSELMHTPRTYTAQLTSLPADGRTALSYQPRQVIGVAPIEAPSGPAQLALKLTIPRAVHLAGQETLWQLRAVILLVTLAAILAFTAFLNRRVLRVLTQYVADTQRIARDPNHRLEPTNRTELGVLARTINDLLDHLQGREAQLREQTLRDELTGAYSRAGLTELLQDDASVRSALLVEVPRLQELSGLYGNAFVDRLIRELATRLGNGDSEHVVGRISSNGLALITRTPGQIDPVQMLTQLEEPFALREGEVTLKLVAGYAQSAYPVPFSALLRQANLALQHAIDQHEHLGIFNETMLRRSQYGHTLETQLQGAAQRQELSLMYQPISDVDTGRWIAVEALLRWQHPQLGAVPPSTFIPVAERSGQIYQLGDWALQTALRETQAARALWPEAHVNVNVSPVQLLMPDYAERVLQTLADLQVPPQLLTVEVTESSVMQDVDLACRHLRKLRDAGVRVALDDFGSGHSSLSLLTELPLDTVKLDRSFLREGAQATARGALLRNTIRLARDLHLSTVAEGVEDAAMLARLSDLGCDYAQGYHISRPDHLEDLLSLRR; encoded by the coding sequence GTGAACCGACCCGCACTGCGGCGGCGCTGGTGGTGGAACGGCCCTCACGGCCCCGGTCAGTCGCTGCGCCTGCAGGTGGTGATCCTGCTCGGCATGCTGGCCGTGCCCACGCTGCTGGTGCTGCTGGTGGTGATTCCGGGCCTGATGGACCGGCGCTTCCGGCAGATCGAGCGGGAACAGGTCGTGCAGTACACGCAGATCGCCCGCGAGGACCTCGACACCGAGGAGCAGCGGGTGAGTCTGTTCACCCTGAACTTCAGTCAGTGGACGTCCACCTTCGACTTCGCGGCCGGCCGCAACCCCGGCTTCGAGGCCGACGCGTTCGGCACGAGCACCTTCATGGGTGGCCGGGTGGATTACGGCGGCATCACCGCGCCCGACGGGCGCCTGGTCACCGCGCTGCATCTCGACGGCGCGCGGGTGGTCGCGGCGCCGGCCACCGTCCGGGCCCTGCTGGCCCAGCTGCCGCGCCCACTGCCGGCGCAGGGCGCGCAGGGCATCGTCCTCGTCGACGCCCAGGCGTACCTGATGGCCGGCCGGCCCATCACCCGCGACGACGGCACGGGCCGGGGCGGCGTGATGCTGTTCGCGCGCCTGCTGTCGCAACAGGCGCTGAGCGAACTGATGCACACGCCCCGCACGTACACCGCGCAGCTCACCAGCCTCCCGGCCGACGGCCGCACGGCCCTGTCGTACCAGCCGCGCCAGGTGATCGGCGTGGCCCCCATCGAGGCGCCCAGCGGTCCCGCGCAACTGGCCCTGAAACTCACCATCCCCCGCGCCGTCCACCTGGCCGGACAGGAGACCCTCTGGCAGTTACGGGCGGTGATCCTGCTCGTCACGCTGGCCGCGATCCTCGCATTCACGGCGTTCCTGAACCGCCGGGTGCTGCGGGTCCTGACGCAGTACGTGGCCGACACCCAGCGGATCGCCCGGGACCCCAACCACCGCCTGGAACCCACCAACCGCACCGAACTCGGCGTGCTCGCCCGGACCATCAACGACCTGCTCGACCACCTGCAGGGCCGCGAAGCGCAGCTGCGCGAGCAGACGCTCCGCGACGAACTGACCGGCGCGTACTCCAGGGCCGGCCTGACGGAACTGCTGCAGGACGACGCCAGCGTCCGCAGCGCCCTGCTGGTCGAGGTACCGCGCCTGCAGGAACTCAGCGGCCTGTACGGGAACGCCTTCGTGGACCGCCTGATCCGCGAACTCGCCACCCGCCTCGGGAACGGCGACAGCGAACATGTGGTCGGACGCATCAGTTCCAACGGACTGGCGCTGATCACCCGCACGCCCGGCCAGATCGACCCGGTACAGATGCTCACCCAGCTCGAGGAACCCTTCGCGCTGCGCGAGGGCGAGGTGACCCTCAAGCTGGTGGCCGGCTACGCCCAGTCCGCGTACCCCGTGCCGTTCTCGGCGCTGCTGCGCCAGGCGAACCTTGCCCTGCAGCACGCGATCGACCAGCACGAACACCTGGGCATCTTCAACGAGACCATGCTGCGCCGCAGCCAGTACGGACACACCCTCGAAACGCAGCTGCAGGGAGCCGCGCAACGGCAGGAACTGTCACTGATGTACCAGCCGATCAGTGACGTGGACACCGGCCGCTGGATCGCGGTTGAGGCGCTGCTGCGCTGGCAGCACCCGCAGCTGGGCGCCGTGCCACCCAGCACCTTCATTCCGGTCGCGGAACGCAGCGGTCAGATCTACCAGCTCGGGGACTGGGCGCTGCAGACGGCGCTGCGCGAAACCCAGGCGGCGCGGGCGCTGTGGCCGGAAGCGCACGTGAACGTCAACGTCAGCCCCGTGCAACTGCTGATGCCGGACTACGCCGAGCGGGTCCTGCAGACCCTCGCGGACCTGCAGGTGCCGCCGCAGCTGCTGACCGTGGAAGTCACGGAGAGCAGCGTCATGCAGGACGTGGACCTGGCGTGCCGGCACCTGCGCAAACTGCGGGACGCCGGGGTGCGTGTGGCGCTGGACGACTTCGGCAGCGGCCACTCCAGCCTGTCGCTCCTGACCGAACTGCCGCTGGACACCGTGAAACTCGACCGTTCCTTCCTGCGGGAAGGCGCGCAGGCGACCGCGCGGGGCGCGCTGCTGCGCAACACCATCCGCCTCGCGCGGGACCTGCACCTCTCGACCGTCGCCGAGGGCGTCGAGGACGCCGCCATGCTCGCCCGGCTCAGCGATCTCGGCTGCGACTACGCGCAGGGCTACCACATCTCCCGGCCGGATCACCTGGAAGACCTGCTGTCCCTGCGCCGCTGA
- a CDS encoding GNAT family N-acetyltransferase: protein MKPGLQPAPPGVHWRDAGPHDTEFRRELHHLTHPLAAVLPAGPDLTALLDLQYAARTHGYRQCHPHARALILETASPSGCAAGFLLVDDTSPGLVLVDFAVHPAYQRRGLGAAALTRLQVWAGARSITLNVTPGSPAENLYLRAGFTLQGASATHHTLRWTPLL, encoded by the coding sequence GTGAAGCCCGGACTTCAACCCGCCCCTCCGGGGGTCCACTGGCGTGACGCCGGCCCGCACGACACCGAATTCCGGCGTGAACTCCATCACCTCACGCATCCCCTGGCGGCGGTTCTGCCTGCCGGCCCGGACCTCACGGCGCTGCTCGACCTGCAGTACGCCGCCCGCACGCACGGTTACCGGCAGTGTCATCCGCACGCGCGCGCCCTGATCCTTGAAACCGCGTCCCCGTCAGGCTGCGCCGCCGGGTTCCTGCTGGTAGACGACACCTCACCGGGGCTCGTGCTGGTCGATTTCGCCGTGCACCCGGCGTATCAGCGCCGGGGACTGGGCGCCGCGGCCCTGACCCGCCTGCAGGTGTGGGCGGGTGCCCGGTCCATCACGCTGAACGTCACGCCAGGCAGCCCGGCCGAGAACCTCTACCTGCGCGCCGGATTCACCTTGCAGGGCGCCTCGGCCACCCATCACACGCTCCGCTGGACCCCGCTCCTCTGA
- a CDS encoding phage tail protein → MSDPFVGEIRLFAGNFPPRGWATCDGQLLPISQNTALFSLLGTNYGGDGRSTFALPDLRGRVPIHHGQGPGLSDHPIGEASGSAAVTLLTSEMPGHTHTVRGAPDPAESSVPGGKALSRGVNLTPYAPAPATPNTTLNPAALTAAGADQPHNNLPPSLTLTFIIALQGIFPPRQ, encoded by the coding sequence GAGATCCGCCTGTTCGCCGGCAACTTCCCCCCGCGCGGCTGGGCCACCTGCGACGGGCAACTCCTGCCCATCTCGCAGAACACGGCCCTGTTCTCCCTGCTCGGAACCAATTACGGCGGGGACGGCCGCAGTACCTTCGCCCTGCCGGACCTGCGCGGCCGCGTGCCCATTCACCACGGCCAGGGTCCCGGCCTGAGCGACCATCCCATCGGAGAGGCCAGCGGCAGCGCGGCCGTCACCCTGCTCACCAGCGAGATGCCCGGCCACACCCACACCGTCCGGGGCGCGCCCGACCCCGCCGAGAGCAGCGTTCCCGGCGGGAAGGCCCTCAGCCGTGGGGTCAACCTCACGCCCTACGCGCCCGCGCCGGCCACCCCCAACACCACCCTGAATCCCGCCGCGCTCACAGCTGCCGGCGCCGACCAGCCGCACAACAACCTCCCTCCCTCCCTGACCCTGACCTTCATCATCGCCCTGCAGGGCATCTTCCCGCCCCGCCAGTAA